A region of Salinibacter sp. 10B DNA encodes the following proteins:
- a CDS encoding DEDD exonuclease domain-containing protein produces MHVSDATFVVTDTETTGTKAETDRVIEIGAVKVVDGEIVDRYQQLVNPQRSIPGRITKLTGITTGMVFDAPPMEEVLPEYLDFLDDGVLTAHNLSFDKGFLDAELDRMGRDPLSNETLCTVRLARRLLPGLDSKGLSRLVQFYDITVDGRHRALGDAEATGIVLRRLLSQLAFEHEIEDVDDLLSFQHRRYQKVRETPSHLKKIRNEVLPDAPDAPGVYLLKNSRGASLYIGKAKKLSDRLRSHFTAVESKGSRKRKMLQKVRTVEWEETGTELEAILRESRLIKTEKPRYNRAQRRYYSRPFIRLDTTNEYPTLSWTRTLSDDDAEYYGPVRNTDRADMVVDVASRFFRLRECDDDRLHLGQRCLYADMDRCTVPCENEDKAAYARAVENVRAFLTGQDRAVLEELRARMQQASEERDFEKAAEIRDTLEPLETILEKQRVVAAPIRHHNAALVHRTKEATTADVLFVRFGRFVESVSCECPPTSEDRTRLQTHCRTHFDPAAEPPSNFTKRATDEIRLLSHWTYAHRDELFVVRWTPARDPETLVGDLCDALGGTEKTPGQVTEP; encoded by the coding sequence ATGCACGTTTCCGACGCCACCTTCGTCGTGACCGATACCGAGACGACGGGCACGAAGGCGGAGACGGACCGTGTGATTGAAATCGGGGCCGTGAAGGTGGTAGATGGAGAAATCGTCGATCGCTATCAGCAACTCGTGAATCCGCAGCGCTCGATTCCGGGACGCATTACGAAGCTCACCGGCATCACCACCGGGATGGTCTTTGATGCCCCGCCTATGGAAGAGGTGTTGCCGGAGTATCTCGACTTTCTGGACGATGGTGTCCTCACAGCACACAATCTGTCGTTTGATAAGGGCTTTCTCGACGCGGAGCTTGACCGGATGGGGCGTGACCCACTGTCGAATGAAACTCTCTGCACAGTGCGACTGGCGCGGCGGCTGTTGCCGGGCCTCGACTCGAAGGGACTGAGTCGGCTCGTGCAATTTTACGACATCACCGTAGATGGGCGGCACCGGGCGCTTGGCGACGCGGAAGCAACCGGCATTGTGTTGCGCCGGCTTCTCAGCCAGCTTGCGTTCGAGCATGAAATTGAGGACGTAGACGATCTGCTATCATTTCAGCACCGGCGCTACCAGAAGGTGCGCGAGACGCCCAGTCACCTCAAGAAAATTCGCAACGAGGTCTTGCCGGACGCACCAGACGCCCCGGGCGTGTATCTACTGAAGAACAGTCGGGGGGCGTCTCTCTACATCGGGAAAGCGAAGAAGCTTTCGGATCGGCTTCGCTCTCACTTTACGGCGGTCGAGTCCAAAGGGTCGCGCAAGCGCAAGATGCTCCAGAAGGTGCGGACGGTGGAATGGGAGGAGACGGGGACGGAGTTGGAGGCCATTCTGCGGGAGTCTCGTCTCATTAAGACGGAGAAGCCGCGCTACAATCGGGCCCAGCGCCGCTACTACAGTCGCCCGTTCATTCGGCTCGACACCACAAACGAGTATCCTACCCTTTCGTGGACGCGGACCCTGTCTGATGATGACGCGGAGTACTACGGTCCGGTTCGCAACACCGACCGGGCGGACATGGTGGTAGACGTTGCAAGTCGGTTTTTTCGGCTTCGCGAGTGCGATGACGACCGGTTGCATCTCGGGCAGCGCTGCCTCTATGCCGACATGGATCGGTGCACGGTTCCCTGTGAGAACGAGGACAAGGCGGCGTATGCCAGGGCGGTGGAGAATGTCCGGGCCTTTCTCACGGGACAGGATCGCGCCGTGCTTGAAGAGCTCCGCGCGCGGATGCAACAGGCGTCCGAAGAGCGGGATTTTGAGAAGGCGGCCGAAATTCGAGACACCCTGGAGCCATTGGAGACGATCCTCGAGAAGCAGCGCGTGGTGGCGGCGCCTATTCGTCACCACAACGCCGCGCTCGTGCATCGAACGAAGGAGGCAACAACCGCCGATGTGCTCTTCGTTCGTTTTGGACGGTTTGTCGAATCAGTGTCGTGCGAATGTCCGCCCACGTCCGAGGATCGGACGCGACTTCAAACGCACTGCCGCACCCACTTCGATCCGGCGGCCGAGCCGCCGTCAAACTTCACGAAACGAGCGACCGACGAAATTCGCCTCCTGTCGCACTGGACGTACGCACACCGCGACGAGCTTTTCGTGGTGCGGTGGACACCGGCCCGAGATCCGGAGACACTTGTGGGCGATCTCTGCGACGCACTGGGGGGGACAGAGAAAACGCCTGGTCAGGTGACCGAACCCTGA